One genomic segment of Nothobranchius furzeri strain GRZ-AD chromosome 10, NfurGRZ-RIMD1, whole genome shotgun sequence includes these proteins:
- the LOC107386528 gene encoding zinc finger protein 185 isoform X2: protein MSEEVDRKGVLKNIKVQTSVKNDCSWIKSGNNQLDPVIQKEKTKPVPAKKSQLVLQATKKFESENTAPSLPAQKTSRFPNKGDSANQGKFNPVSKDAPSKESQVETKEDIKLQSTTEQLVQNYKAQEDKLVPNRGHKEVEANVLVDKPGVNVNEKVGEVVKKEDQTQPDALGKQNNDVVSPVKQEEPSPANKTAEVKEHVDAPTELSNMNNTEDKSSADAEVESCVTKASAEGGTSANLVPATVPAVTQVEPKPKVEPLTKTEPAKNEIVKDASVEVSSTKGSSEKCPSAESNKVSAPFKPKLLPETSDLAAEAGKHASLHARVDSAPPVKSVSSSLAKPSKDSPTESSCENHPAEQDENKVLVIGVVLESPAVVNAAPTQEASPLISVQPLSITLPESPAAESSFRSAVCEVNAAAPAEPAPKTRTEEVVEHKVRSVDFNSPEDSITPPLEDAFDHVMVLDIKDAFELEPAADTREDLVNKLVVDPTDALDFDAASNESTKPKDSEQTLPEEQKRKIDDTNVNHLKKPAGEICNRETPKKDSIRSCESTCYYCNTTIDGKVRIIVNEPAIVCHEECLKCGVCAKVLGDLLTAMFQHKHLIHCKDCFTKAVHLD from the exons ATCAGAAAATACTGCACCAAGTCTCCCTGCTCAAAAGACGTCACGTTTTCCAAACAAAGG AGATTCAGCTAATCAGGGCAAATTTAATCCTGTCTCAAAAGATGCTCCAAGTAAGGAATCACAAGTGGAGACCAAAGAAGATATAAA GCTTCAGTCAACCACAGAACAGCTGGTTCAAAATTATAAGGCTCAGGAAGACAAATTAGTTCCAAACAGAGGACACAAAGAGGTAGAAGCTAATGTGTTAGTAGACAAGCCTGGAGTAAACGTCAATGAGAAAGTTGGTGAAGTTGTTAAAAAGGAAGACCAAACCCAACCAGATGCTTTAGGAAAGCAGAATAATGATGTGGTGTCTCCCGTGAAGCAGGAAGAGCCATCACCTGCCAACAAAACTGCAGAAGTCAAAGAACATGTAGATGCACCGACTGAGCTATCAAATATGAATAACACTGAGGATAAGAGCTCAGCTGATGCTGAAGTGGAAAGCTGTGTTACAAAAGCTTCTGCTGAGGGCGGCACATCAGCCAACTTGGTACCTGCTACAGTTCCTGCTGTAACTCAAGTTGAGCCGAAGCCTAAAGTTGAACCTTTGACCAAAACAGAGCCGGCAAAAAATGAAATTGTGAAAGATGCAAGTGTTGAAGTTTCGTCTACAAAAGGTAGCTCAGAGAAATGTCCTTCAGCAGAATCAAATAAAGTGTCTGCCCCCTTTAAGCCCAAGCTGCTGCCTGAAACCAGTGATCTTGCTGCTGAAGCAGGCAAACATGCTTCTCTTCACGCCAGGGTGGACTCAGCCCCACCAGTTAAATCTGTAAGCAGTTCACTGGCTAAACCTTCCAAGGATTCACCTACAGAGAGCAGCTGTGAAAACCATCCCGCAGAACAGGATGAGAACAAGGTTTTAGTTATTGGTGTAGTGTTGGAGTCTCCTGCTGTGGTCAATGCAGCACCTACACAAGAGGCTTCTCCGCTTATCAGTGTGCAACCACTTTCCATTACTCTACCTGAATCACCTGCAGCTGAAAGTTCTTTTAGGTCTGCAGTGTGTGAAGTaaatgctgcagctcctgcagagcCAGCTCCAAAGACCAGAACCGAGGAGGTAGTTGAACACAAAGTCCGATCCGTTGATTTCAACTCTCCTGAAGACAGCATCACGCCGCCACTTGAGGATGCATTTGACCACGTGATGGTGCTGGATATAAAAGATGCTTTTGAACTTGAGCCCGCTGCAGACACTCGGGAGGATTTAGTTAACAAGCTAGTCGTTGATCCGACTGATGCTTTAGATTTCGATGCAGCGAGCAACGAATCAACAAAACCTAAAGATTCAGAACAAACCCTCCCAGAGGAGCAGAAGCGGAAGATTGACGACACCAACGT GAATCACCTTAAGAAGCCTGCAGGGGAGATATGTAATAGAGAAACTCCCAAAAAGGACAG CATCAGGTCTTGCGAATCGACCTGTTATTACTGTAACACAACCATTGATGGAAAAGTGAGGATCATAGTGAATGAACCTGCAATAGTCTGCCACGAAGAGTGCCTTAAG TGTGGCGTTTGTGCAAAGGTCCTTGGAGACTTGCTGACTGCCATGTTCCAGCACAAACATCTGATCCATTGCAAGGATTGCTTCACGAAAGCTGTTCATCTGGACTAG
- the plp1b gene encoding proteolipid protein 1b isoform X2 has translation MGCYDCCIRCIGAVPYPSLVATLLCYAGMALFCGCGHEALTQTEVLVETYFARNVQDYVVMASFIKYFQYVIYGLASFFFLYGILLLAEGFYATSAVKQTFGEFRSTQCGRCLSLTFIIVTYILAFIWLAVFAFTAIPVLFLFNMEQTCHDINILAETTPSINQHSWICMDARQYGLLPWNAMPGKSCGMTLASICKTSEFHHTYDLYVAAFAGAGITLLALFLYLAATAYNYAVLRFLGRKGIR, from the exons ATGG GTTGTTATGATTGCTGTATCCGGTGCATTGGGGCAGTGCCCTACCCCTCCCTGGTGGCCACCCTGCTGTGCTATGCAGGCATGGCGTTATTTTGTGGCTGTGGACACGAAGCGCTGACCCAAACCGAAGTCCTCGTCGAGACTTACTTTGCCCGCAACGTTCAGGACTATGTGGTCATGGCCTCTTT TATCAAATACttccagtatgtcatctatgGTCTGGCTTCATTTTTCTTCCTCTACGGCATCCTGCTGCTTGCGGAGGGTTTCTACGCTACAAGTGCTGTCAAGCAGACTTTTGGAGAGTTCAGGAGCACCCAGTGTGGCCGCTGCCTCAGCCTGACG TTCATCATAGTGACATACATCTTGGCCTTCATCTGGCTTGCGGTGTTTGCCTTCACTGCCATCCCAGTCCTCTTCCTGTTCAACATGGAGCAGACCTGCCATGACATCAATATCCTGGCTGAGACCACCCCCAGCATTAATCAGCACAGCTGGATTTGTATGGACGCCAGGCAGTACG GGCTGCTTCCTTGGAATGCAATGCCAGGCAAGTCCTGTGGAATGACCTTGGCATCTATTTGCAAAACCAGCGAA TTCCATCACACCTACGACTTGTATGTAGCTGCATTCGCCGGAGCTGGGATTACTCTCCTGGCACTG TTTCTGTACCTGGCTGCCACTGCCTACAACTATGCCGTCTTGCGGTTTCTGGGCAGAAAGGGAATCCGCTAA
- the plp1b gene encoding proteolipid protein 1b isoform X1, with product MFPVRQPWLCRALGCYDCCIRCIGAVPYPSLVATLLCYAGMALFCGCGHEALTQTEVLVETYFARNVQDYVVMASFIKYFQYVIYGLASFFFLYGILLLAEGFYATSAVKQTFGEFRSTQCGRCLSLTFIIVTYILAFIWLAVFAFTAIPVLFLFNMEQTCHDINILAETTPSINQHSWICMDARQYGLLPWNAMPGKSCGMTLASICKTSEFHHTYDLYVAAFAGAGITLLALFLYLAATAYNYAVLRFLGRKGIR from the exons ATGTTTCCGGTCAGGCAGCCTTGGCTTTGCAGAGCCTTAG GTTGTTATGATTGCTGTATCCGGTGCATTGGGGCAGTGCCCTACCCCTCCCTGGTGGCCACCCTGCTGTGCTATGCAGGCATGGCGTTATTTTGTGGCTGTGGACACGAAGCGCTGACCCAAACCGAAGTCCTCGTCGAGACTTACTTTGCCCGCAACGTTCAGGACTATGTGGTCATGGCCTCTTT TATCAAATACttccagtatgtcatctatgGTCTGGCTTCATTTTTCTTCCTCTACGGCATCCTGCTGCTTGCGGAGGGTTTCTACGCTACAAGTGCTGTCAAGCAGACTTTTGGAGAGTTCAGGAGCACCCAGTGTGGCCGCTGCCTCAGCCTGACG TTCATCATAGTGACATACATCTTGGCCTTCATCTGGCTTGCGGTGTTTGCCTTCACTGCCATCCCAGTCCTCTTCCTGTTCAACATGGAGCAGACCTGCCATGACATCAATATCCTGGCTGAGACCACCCCCAGCATTAATCAGCACAGCTGGATTTGTATGGACGCCAGGCAGTACG GGCTGCTTCCTTGGAATGCAATGCCAGGCAAGTCCTGTGGAATGACCTTGGCATCTATTTGCAAAACCAGCGAA TTCCATCACACCTACGACTTGTATGTAGCTGCATTCGCCGGAGCTGGGATTACTCTCCTGGCACTG TTTCTGTACCTGGCTGCCACTGCCTACAACTATGCCGTCTTGCGGTTTCTGGGCAGAAAGGGAATCCGCTAA
- the LOC107386528 gene encoding zinc finger protein 185 isoform X1, giving the protein MSEEVDRKGVLKNIKVQTSVKNDCSWIKSGNNQLDPVIQKEKTKPVPAKKSQLVLQATKKFESENTAPSLPAQKTSRFPNKGDSANQGKFNPVSKDAPSKESQVETKEDIKLQSTTEQLVQNYKAQEDKLVPNRGHKEVEANVLVDKPGVNVNEKVGEVVKKEDQTQPDALGKQNNDVVSPVKQEEPSPANKTAEVKEHVDAPTELSNMNNTEDKSSADAEVESCVTKASAEGGTSANLVPATVPAVTQVEPKPKVEPLTKTEPAKNEIVKDASVEVSSTKGSSEKCPSAESNKVSAPFKPKLLPETSDLAAEAGKHASLHARVDSAPPVKSVSSSLAKPSKDSPTESSCENHPAEQDENKVLVIGVVLESPAVVNAAPTQEASPLISVQPLSITLPESPAAESSFRSAVCEVNAAAPAEPAPKTRTEEVVEHKVRSVDFNSPEDSITPPLEDAFDHVMVLDIKDAFELEPAADTREDLVNKLVVDPTDALDFDAASNESTKPKDSEQTLPEEQKRKIDDTNVRNHLKKPAGEICNRETPKKDSIRSCESTCYYCNTTIDGKVRIIVNEPAIVCHEECLKCGVCAKVLGDLLTAMFQHKHLIHCKDCFTKAVHLD; this is encoded by the exons ATCAGAAAATACTGCACCAAGTCTCCCTGCTCAAAAGACGTCACGTTTTCCAAACAAAGG AGATTCAGCTAATCAGGGCAAATTTAATCCTGTCTCAAAAGATGCTCCAAGTAAGGAATCACAAGTGGAGACCAAAGAAGATATAAA GCTTCAGTCAACCACAGAACAGCTGGTTCAAAATTATAAGGCTCAGGAAGACAAATTAGTTCCAAACAGAGGACACAAAGAGGTAGAAGCTAATGTGTTAGTAGACAAGCCTGGAGTAAACGTCAATGAGAAAGTTGGTGAAGTTGTTAAAAAGGAAGACCAAACCCAACCAGATGCTTTAGGAAAGCAGAATAATGATGTGGTGTCTCCCGTGAAGCAGGAAGAGCCATCACCTGCCAACAAAACTGCAGAAGTCAAAGAACATGTAGATGCACCGACTGAGCTATCAAATATGAATAACACTGAGGATAAGAGCTCAGCTGATGCTGAAGTGGAAAGCTGTGTTACAAAAGCTTCTGCTGAGGGCGGCACATCAGCCAACTTGGTACCTGCTACAGTTCCTGCTGTAACTCAAGTTGAGCCGAAGCCTAAAGTTGAACCTTTGACCAAAACAGAGCCGGCAAAAAATGAAATTGTGAAAGATGCAAGTGTTGAAGTTTCGTCTACAAAAGGTAGCTCAGAGAAATGTCCTTCAGCAGAATCAAATAAAGTGTCTGCCCCCTTTAAGCCCAAGCTGCTGCCTGAAACCAGTGATCTTGCTGCTGAAGCAGGCAAACATGCTTCTCTTCACGCCAGGGTGGACTCAGCCCCACCAGTTAAATCTGTAAGCAGTTCACTGGCTAAACCTTCCAAGGATTCACCTACAGAGAGCAGCTGTGAAAACCATCCCGCAGAACAGGATGAGAACAAGGTTTTAGTTATTGGTGTAGTGTTGGAGTCTCCTGCTGTGGTCAATGCAGCACCTACACAAGAGGCTTCTCCGCTTATCAGTGTGCAACCACTTTCCATTACTCTACCTGAATCACCTGCAGCTGAAAGTTCTTTTAGGTCTGCAGTGTGTGAAGTaaatgctgcagctcctgcagagcCAGCTCCAAAGACCAGAACCGAGGAGGTAGTTGAACACAAAGTCCGATCCGTTGATTTCAACTCTCCTGAAGACAGCATCACGCCGCCACTTGAGGATGCATTTGACCACGTGATGGTGCTGGATATAAAAGATGCTTTTGAACTTGAGCCCGCTGCAGACACTCGGGAGGATTTAGTTAACAAGCTAGTCGTTGATCCGACTGATGCTTTAGATTTCGATGCAGCGAGCAACGAATCAACAAAACCTAAAGATTCAGAACAAACCCTCCCAGAGGAGCAGAAGCGGAAGATTGACGACACCAACGT tAGGAATCACCTTAAGAAGCCTGCAGGGGAGATATGTAATAGAGAAACTCCCAAAAAGGACAG CATCAGGTCTTGCGAATCGACCTGTTATTACTGTAACACAACCATTGATGGAAAAGTGAGGATCATAGTGAATGAACCTGCAATAGTCTGCCACGAAGAGTGCCTTAAG TGTGGCGTTTGTGCAAAGGTCCTTGGAGACTTGCTGACTGCCATGTTCCAGCACAAACATCTGATCCATTGCAAGGATTGCTTCACGAAAGCTGTTCATCTGGACTAG